One Etheostoma cragini isolate CJK2018 chromosome 19, CSU_Ecrag_1.0, whole genome shotgun sequence DNA segment encodes these proteins:
- the cbln11 gene encoding cerebellin 11: METISVMMVVCLLAGLSECQTGGENNPTKITRLPYEDLEDNSVEKDAFQNSNQGLETPAILTTSSTTTKTTTQPSCEPPIYTVLKELGALEERLAATVTAMEETNKKLEANEKKLTALDGRVTELSALDQGHHRVAFSATLGNDGTIGPVNIDYSLVYRNVLSNIGGHYSPVTGFFTAPVQGVYYFTYTSFSWGGDGTSGGSLYQNGNKIVSWYGHVSSNDLTGSNSAILQLQVGDSVNVRLWKDMKISENGNNYCSFSGYLLFPV; the protein is encoded by the exons ATGGAGACAATCTCAGTGATGatggttgtgtgtttgcttgctgGTCTATCTGAATGCCAGACTGGTGGTGAAAACAATCCGACCAAAATCACTAGGCTGCCATACGAAGATCTGGAGGATAACTCGGTAGAGAAAGATGCTTTCCAGAATTCAAACCAAGGGCTAGAAACGCCAGCCATTTTGACAACcagctcaacaacaacaaaaacaacaacccagCCAAGCTGTGAACCACCCATCTACACTGTGCTGAAGGAGCTGGGGGCTCTGGAAGAAAGGCTTGCAGCCACTGTGACAGCCATggaggaaacaaacaaaaagctggAGGCCAATGAGAAGAAGCTGACTGCACTGGACGGGAGAGTGACTGAACTGAGCGCACTGGATCAAG GACATCATCGGGTTGCATTTTCTGCTACATTAGGCAACGATGGCACCATTGGTCCTGTAAATATTGATTATTCTCTGGTGTATAGAAATGTTCTGTCCAACATTGGAGGACATTACAGCCCAGTCACAG GTTTTTTTACAGCCCCAGTGCAAGGAGTATATTACTTCACCTACACTTCCTTCTCCTGGGGAGGTGATGGAACCAGTGGTGGCAGTTTGTACCAAAATGGAAACAAGATAGTTTCATGGTATGGTCATGTTTCTTCCAACGATTTGACTGGATCTAACAGCGCTATCTTGCAGCTACAAGTTGGAGACAGTGTTAATGTTCGTCTATGGAAGGATATGAAGATTAGTGAAAATGGAAATAACTATTGTTCATTCAGTGGATATTTGCTTTTCCCTGTGTGA
- the LOC117934984 gene encoding protein mono-ADP-ribosyltransferase PARP14-like isoform X2 yields the protein MEEPYKHTVFFECPGLDKEQRKRLENYFHICRKSGGGDCGSIKTINDKLYSIAFKEREAQQRVLQRSEHVLEIAGVPLVLTVRGSPEPAPHSPITTLTTSKSVSPNLDSTSSQRQQSRLTSSLPRGEECELQVDAYLLRYFKECPKAGEKLEKEIASVACSVQLYPEEERVSVRRLAQSGAAGDDKNWKTEVAKLFDGYLCHYETDSYKIKALLESCSSPQSTDEVKVYSEVGMAVVVGERSQVNARLMNVKDRSGMSEKQTSIRRLGEAKLRLLWKEIEHSLGQDCPGVKVTKGAAGQLVLEGSAEEILKAGNWISDQEKWVSEKTVSDMSAYFLVFLQRAYGGSGALGQFLGLSDKVEVELRDTEIRIFSLSADEMNDTAKKLHEKFDEVKIDVPNCSTVPSELQEKLKSKTMEMNKGQYRAQVVFGSDSSVWLLGHTKEVDELKEAVTQFILDQSSIEGQVILPYPELAQELPGLLQLHGFDYSGVIFHPFTFSSEPMVVLEGPSRIVSEVRNRLGPFLDSLVKDKVTIDLPGAVRYFESPSGREGILTVARSQKCIIQPQEQSHATRQILASGDTTVARYSLRGGFQVLVCQGDITKQDADALVNAANEDLEHAGGVAAALSKAGGPQVQKESRALVKQTGKIPTGDVVVTTGGNLKCKKLLHAVGPVGGKSGGREGMLLEKTVQSALNLAEMMEFRSIAIPCISSGIFGVPVTVCSEAIVTAVKKFGSQGGRSLSRVILIDNRAEVVRAMQEACDRLLQGISTGNSPPRGLGFQMDDSAQDTAGGATAGAPGGGVHVEIIQGTIETQQVDGLVSPMVSCDPLSTRVGKILSNIVGPQLTAKFHKEAGGATQPGGIVLLDGLPALHSKGVFFINLLPWDNKQQETAVQVLRQCIKKMLASCQIRGFSSVALPVVGTGAVLRFPHSVASRVLLEEVHEFEKNQVTRNFLVRVVIHPNDKESSKAFQSAQKTLHLRGFTNDANPDKASFYRHVSITNDEVTAMLGGVKLQMVRGDIIQEHTDAIINTTNFNLNQSGVSQAILTGAGSTVQAELAQVGEPADLMCTTGPGLLGCREIIHASFMCDPQTIRKKCKKILKLCERKGFRSVAFPAINTGEGGMDSDKACKAMLDGMTSAIKDLKPKSLTLIRIVILHQPVFRAFRSELENRFGQTAAPHLSLIEKAKQKLKKCLRASSTSAPQVKAFTSSKPPPAVMNVIGCGADTIRIIKRDLEGILQKQLVEREVDVQDFSRLDAMELEAVQAKVKVFGISLEHKIRQSAEDVNGNRAGNIASDRSGSGREVYVLKGLKDDVLSVLELVHKAIQKALHEDIQDKKEATLALDVQWSIQNINKAWQEVSLHDNYVLEEAHMKKQVSVDIMAPDGKVTANLKAQEATNWLTGITYKLKRSESETSEMPTQWEPMNGEVLKKVELHPSSLEYQDVANGFLKTANYNILKIERVQNLYLWNAYSVFKQRLNAKNGPADLGEKSLYHGTSAQSCNCIEKNGFDRSYAGVNGTVFGTGVYFAVAANYSAGNFSPADPSGLKRLYVARVLTGRYTVGNSSMRATPPRGSDPTDCFDSLVNNQQQPTMFVIFHDDQVYPEYLITFR from the exons ATGGAGGAGCCTTACAAGCATACTGTTTTCTTCGAGTGCCCCGGTCTGGACAAAGAGCAACGGAAGAGATTAGAAAACTACTTCCATATTTGCCGCAAATCAGGTGGTGGAGACTGCGGCTCGATAAAAACCATAAATGATAAACTGTACAGCATCGCCTTTAAAGAGCGAGAAG CTCAGCAAAGAgtcttgcagagatctgaacaTGTGTTGGAGATTGCTGGTGTTCCTCTGGTGCTGACTGTGCGAGGCAGCCCAGAACCTGCCCCCCACTCTCCCATCACTACCTTGACTACAAGCAAGTCAGTTAGCCCAAATCTGGACTCCACTTCATCCCAG AGACAACAGTCCAGGCTTACTTCAAGCCTGCCACGTGGTGAAGAATGTGAACTACAAGTTGATGCTTACCTTCTACGTTACTTTAAGGAATGTCCCAAGGCTGGGGAGAAACTAGAGAAAGAAATAGCCTCTGTGGCCTGTTCTGTTCAGCTTTACCCAGAGGAGGAAAGGGTTTCAGTCAGGCGTTTAGCTCAATCTGGTGCTGCAGGTGATGATAAAAACTGGAAAACAGAGGTAGCCAAATTATTTGATGGCTACCTGTGCCACTATGAGACAGACTCTTACAAAATTAAAGCTTTGCTTGAGTCCTGCAGCTCTCCTCAGAGCACAGATGAG GTGAAGGTGTACAGCGAGGTTGGGATGGCTGTTGTTGTCGGGGAGCGTTCTCAGGTGAACGCCCGGTTGATGAATGTAAAGGACAGGTCAGGTATGAGTGAGAAGCAAACCAGCATTCGTCGACTGGGCGAGGCCAAGCTCCGCCTCCTCTGGAAAGAGATCGAGCACAGTTTGGGACAAGATTGTCCAGGAGTGAAGGTAACGAAGGGAGCTGCCGGTCAGTTAGTTTTGGAAGGTTCCGCAGAGGAGATTCTTAAGGCTGGCAATTGGATTTCCGATCAGGAGAAGTGGGTGTCAGAAAAGACGGTTTCTGACATGAGCGCATATTTCTTGGTCTTCTTGCAAAGGGCTTACGGAGGTTCAGGGGCGCTGGGTCAATTTTTAGGTCTCAGTGACAAGGTGGAAGTAGAGTTACGAGACACAGAGATACGCATCTTCTCCCTTTCTGCTGATGAAATGAATGACACAGCCAAAAAACTGCACGAAAAATTCGATGAAGTTAAGATTGATGTTCCTAACTGCTCCACTGTGCCGTCTGAGCTTCAGGAAAAGCTTAAGTCCAAGACGATGGAGATGAACAAAGGGCAATACAGGGCTCAGGTTGTGTTTGGCTCAGACAGCTCGGTGTGGTTACTTGGCCACACCAAAGAGGTTGACGAGCTGAAGGAAGCTGTCACACAGTTTATTTTGGACCAGTCAAGCATAGAAGGACAAGTCATTCTTCCTTACCCAGAGTTGGCACAAGAGTTACCAGGATTGCTGCAGCTGCATGGGTTTGACTATTCAGGGGTGATCTTCCATCCTTTTACATTTTCCTCTGAGCCCATGGTGGTCCTGGAAGGTCCATCCAGAATAGTGTCTGAGGTCAGGAACCGGCTGGGTCCATTTCTGGACTCCCTGGTTAAGGATAAAGTCACCATTGACCTGCCAGGGGCAGTAAGATATTTCGAAAGTCCCAGCGGAAGAGAGGGCATTTTAACTGTTGCTCGCTCTCAAAAGTGTATCATACAACCTCAAGAACAATCTCATGCTACTAGACAGATTTTAGCATCTGGAGACACAACTGTTGCCCGCTACAGCCTCCGTGGTGGGTTCCAGGTGCTGGTGTGTCAGGGTGACATCACTAAACAGGATGCTGATGCCCTGGTGAATGCTGCTAACGAAGATCTGGAACACGCTGGAGGGGTTGCTGCTGCGCTGAGTAAAGCAGGTGGCCCTCAGGTGCAAAAGGAGAGCAGAGCTCTAGTAAAGCAGACTGGAAAAATCCCCACAGGTGATGTGGTAGTGACCACAGGGGGGAACTTAAAGTGCAAGAAACTACTGCATGCTGTTGGGCCTGTAGGTGGAAAATCAGGTGGTAGAGAGGGGATGTTACTGGAAAAAACTGTCCAGTCTGCTCTGAATTTAGCAGAGATGATGGAGTTCAGGTCCATAGCCATTCCCTGTATCAGCTCAGGGATTTTTGGTGTCCCTGTTACTGTGTGCTCTGAG GCTATTGTTACTGCTGTTAAGAAGTTTGGCAGTCAAGGAGGGAGAAGTCTGAGCAGAGTTATCCTGATTGATAATAGAGCAGAGGTGGTTAGGGCAATGCAGGAAGCGTGTGACCGGCTTCTCCAAGGGATAAGTACTGGAAACAGTCCACCAAGAGGTCTGGGCTTCCAGATGGATGATTCTGCCCAAGACACAGCAGGAGGAGCCACTGCTGGAGCTCCCGGAGGTGGTGTTCATGTAGAGATCATTCAGGGAACCATCGAGACCCAGCAG gTGGATGGCCTGGTGTCCCCTATGGTTAGCTGTGATCCCCTTTCTACCCGTGTTGGAAAAATTTTGTCCAACATTGTTGGACCGCAGCTGACTGCAAAGTTTCATAAGGAAGCAGGCGGAGCAACACAGCCTGGTGGAATAGTCCTGTTGGATGGCCTGCCTGCACTTCATTCTAAAGGAGTGTTCTTCATCAACCTGCTTCCCTGGGATAACAAACAACAAGAAACTGCGGTCCAG GTTCTGAGACAGTGCATCAAAAAAATGTTGGCTTCTTGTCAGATCAGAGGTTTTAGTTCAGTTGCTCTCCCTGTGGTTGGGACCGGTGCGGTCCTACGTTTTCCACACAGCGTGGCATCCAGGGTTTTACTGGAGGAGGTCCATGAATTTGAAAAGAACCAAGTCACAAGAAATTTCCTGGTCCGCGTGGTCATCCACCCCAATGACAAAGAGTCTAGCAAG GCCTTCCAGTCTGCCCAGAAAACTTTGCATCTCAGAGGATTCACCAACGATGCAAACCCAGACAAAG CTTCCTTTTACCGCCATGTCTCCATAACTAATGATGAGGTCACCGCCATGTTGGGGGGAGTCAAGCTTCAGATGGTTCGCGGTGACATCATCCAGGAGCACACTGATGCCATTATCAACACAACCAACTTCAACTTAAATCAATCAG GTGTGTCCCAAGCCATTCTGACTGGGGCGGGGTCCACTGTCCAAGCAGAGTTAGCACAAG TGGGCGAACCAGCAGACTTAATGTGCACAACAGGACCCGGGTTGCTTGGCTGCAGGGAAATCATTCATGCCAGTTTTATGTGTGACCCTCAGACGATTCGGAAGAAATGCAAAAAGATACTGAAGCTGTGTGAGAGGAAAGGCTTCAGATCGGTGGCCTTCCCAGCTATCAATACTG GTGAGGGTGGTATGGATTCTGACAAAGCTTGTAAGGCCATGCTGGATGGCATGACCTCGGCTATTAAGGACCTGAAACCAAAGTCCCTCACACTCATTCGCATTGTCATTCTCCATCAACCTGTCTTCCGGGCTTTCAG ATCAGAGCTGGAGAACCGCTTTGGACAAACAGCTGCTCCGCACCTCAGCCTGATAG aaaaagctaaacaaaagCTTAAGAAGTGTTTAAGAGCCTCCTCAACTTCAGCACCTCAAGTCAAAGCCTTTACCTCCTCAAAGCCACCGCCAGCTGTGAtgaatgtgattggttgtgGTGCAGACACCATCAGGATCATCAAAAGAGATCTGGAGGGGATCCTGCAGAAGCAGCTggtggagagagaggtggatgTACAGGATTTTTCCAGGCTTGATGCAATGGAGCTGGAGGCAGTGCAGGCAAAAGTCAAAGTCTTTGGAATAAGCCTGGAGCACAAGATACGTCAAAGTGCTGAAGATGTGAACGGCAACAGAGCAGGAAACATAGCTAGTGATCGCTCAGGGTCAGGTAGAGAGGTTTATGTGCTGAAAGGCCTTAAAGATGACGTGTTGAGCGTCTTAGAGCTTGTACACAAAGCAATCCAAAAAGCACTTCACGAAGATATCCaagataaaaaagaagcaacGTTGGCTCTTGATGTCCAGTGGTCGATTCAGAATATAAATAAAGCCTGGCAAGAGGTGAGCCTGCATGATAACTATGTGCTGGAGGAGGCACACATGAAAAAACAAGTGTCAGTAGATATAATGGCACCAGACGGCAAGGTGACTGCAAACCTCAAGGCCCAAGAAGCCACAAATTGGCTTACAGGCATCACGTACAAATTGAAAAGGAGCGAGTCTGAAACAA GCGAGATGCCAACGCAATGGGAACCTATGAACGGAGAAGTCTTAAAAAAGGTTGAGCTGCATCCTAGCTCACTCGAGTACCAGGACGTAGCCAATGGCTTCCTCAAAACAGCTAATTACAACATTCTCAAA aTTGAACGTGTGCAAAACCTCTACCTGTGGAATGCCTATTCAGTGTTTAAGCAGCGTTTAAATGCCAAAAATGGTCCAGCAGACCTTGGTGAGAAGTCTCTTTACCATGGCACATCCGCCCAGTCATGCAACTGCATTGAAAAGAACGGATTTGACAGGAGCTACGCAGGAGTAAATG GAACAGTGTTTGGAACGGGAGTTTACTTTGCTGTCGCTGCAAATTATTCTGCCGGTAACTTTTCTCCAGCAGACCCGTCTGGTCTGAAGCGGCTGTATGTGGCTCGTGTCCTTACCGGCCGTTACACTGTTGGAAATTCTTCCATGAGAGCCACACCTCCTCGAGGCTCAGACCCCACCGACTGCTTCGACAGTTTGGTGAACAACCAGCAGCAGCCCACCATGTTTGTGATTTTCCACGATGACCAGGTCTACCCAGAATACCTCATCACCTTCAGATGA
- the LOC117934984 gene encoding protein mono-ADP-ribosyltransferase PARP14-like isoform X1 — translation MEEPYKHTVFFECPGLDKEQRKRLENYFHICRKSGGGDCGSIKTINDKLYSIAFKEREAQQRVLQRSEHVLEIAGVPLVLTVRGSPEPAPHSPITTLTTSKSVSPNLDSTSSQQRQQSRLTSSLPRGEECELQVDAYLLRYFKECPKAGEKLEKEIASVACSVQLYPEEERVSVRRLAQSGAAGDDKNWKTEVAKLFDGYLCHYETDSYKIKALLESCSSPQSTDEVKVYSEVGMAVVVGERSQVNARLMNVKDRSGMSEKQTSIRRLGEAKLRLLWKEIEHSLGQDCPGVKVTKGAAGQLVLEGSAEEILKAGNWISDQEKWVSEKTVSDMSAYFLVFLQRAYGGSGALGQFLGLSDKVEVELRDTEIRIFSLSADEMNDTAKKLHEKFDEVKIDVPNCSTVPSELQEKLKSKTMEMNKGQYRAQVVFGSDSSVWLLGHTKEVDELKEAVTQFILDQSSIEGQVILPYPELAQELPGLLQLHGFDYSGVIFHPFTFSSEPMVVLEGPSRIVSEVRNRLGPFLDSLVKDKVTIDLPGAVRYFESPSGREGILTVARSQKCIIQPQEQSHATRQILASGDTTVARYSLRGGFQVLVCQGDITKQDADALVNAANEDLEHAGGVAAALSKAGGPQVQKESRALVKQTGKIPTGDVVVTTGGNLKCKKLLHAVGPVGGKSGGREGMLLEKTVQSALNLAEMMEFRSIAIPCISSGIFGVPVTVCSEAIVTAVKKFGSQGGRSLSRVILIDNRAEVVRAMQEACDRLLQGISTGNSPPRGLGFQMDDSAQDTAGGATAGAPGGGVHVEIIQGTIETQQVDGLVSPMVSCDPLSTRVGKILSNIVGPQLTAKFHKEAGGATQPGGIVLLDGLPALHSKGVFFINLLPWDNKQQETAVQVLRQCIKKMLASCQIRGFSSVALPVVGTGAVLRFPHSVASRVLLEEVHEFEKNQVTRNFLVRVVIHPNDKESSKAFQSAQKTLHLRGFTNDANPDKASFYRHVSITNDEVTAMLGGVKLQMVRGDIIQEHTDAIINTTNFNLNQSGVSQAILTGAGSTVQAELAQVGEPADLMCTTGPGLLGCREIIHASFMCDPQTIRKKCKKILKLCERKGFRSVAFPAINTGEGGMDSDKACKAMLDGMTSAIKDLKPKSLTLIRIVILHQPVFRAFRSELENRFGQTAAPHLSLIEKAKQKLKKCLRASSTSAPQVKAFTSSKPPPAVMNVIGCGADTIRIIKRDLEGILQKQLVEREVDVQDFSRLDAMELEAVQAKVKVFGISLEHKIRQSAEDVNGNRAGNIASDRSGSGREVYVLKGLKDDVLSVLELVHKAIQKALHEDIQDKKEATLALDVQWSIQNINKAWQEVSLHDNYVLEEAHMKKQVSVDIMAPDGKVTANLKAQEATNWLTGITYKLKRSESETSEMPTQWEPMNGEVLKKVELHPSSLEYQDVANGFLKTANYNILKIERVQNLYLWNAYSVFKQRLNAKNGPADLGEKSLYHGTSAQSCNCIEKNGFDRSYAGVNGTVFGTGVYFAVAANYSAGNFSPADPSGLKRLYVARVLTGRYTVGNSSMRATPPRGSDPTDCFDSLVNNQQQPTMFVIFHDDQVYPEYLITFR, via the exons ATGGAGGAGCCTTACAAGCATACTGTTTTCTTCGAGTGCCCCGGTCTGGACAAAGAGCAACGGAAGAGATTAGAAAACTACTTCCATATTTGCCGCAAATCAGGTGGTGGAGACTGCGGCTCGATAAAAACCATAAATGATAAACTGTACAGCATCGCCTTTAAAGAGCGAGAAG CTCAGCAAAGAgtcttgcagagatctgaacaTGTGTTGGAGATTGCTGGTGTTCCTCTGGTGCTGACTGTGCGAGGCAGCCCAGAACCTGCCCCCCACTCTCCCATCACTACCTTGACTACAAGCAAGTCAGTTAGCCCAAATCTGGACTCCACTTCATCCCAG CAGAGACAACAGTCCAGGCTTACTTCAAGCCTGCCACGTGGTGAAGAATGTGAACTACAAGTTGATGCTTACCTTCTACGTTACTTTAAGGAATGTCCCAAGGCTGGGGAGAAACTAGAGAAAGAAATAGCCTCTGTGGCCTGTTCTGTTCAGCTTTACCCAGAGGAGGAAAGGGTTTCAGTCAGGCGTTTAGCTCAATCTGGTGCTGCAGGTGATGATAAAAACTGGAAAACAGAGGTAGCCAAATTATTTGATGGCTACCTGTGCCACTATGAGACAGACTCTTACAAAATTAAAGCTTTGCTTGAGTCCTGCAGCTCTCCTCAGAGCACAGATGAG GTGAAGGTGTACAGCGAGGTTGGGATGGCTGTTGTTGTCGGGGAGCGTTCTCAGGTGAACGCCCGGTTGATGAATGTAAAGGACAGGTCAGGTATGAGTGAGAAGCAAACCAGCATTCGTCGACTGGGCGAGGCCAAGCTCCGCCTCCTCTGGAAAGAGATCGAGCACAGTTTGGGACAAGATTGTCCAGGAGTGAAGGTAACGAAGGGAGCTGCCGGTCAGTTAGTTTTGGAAGGTTCCGCAGAGGAGATTCTTAAGGCTGGCAATTGGATTTCCGATCAGGAGAAGTGGGTGTCAGAAAAGACGGTTTCTGACATGAGCGCATATTTCTTGGTCTTCTTGCAAAGGGCTTACGGAGGTTCAGGGGCGCTGGGTCAATTTTTAGGTCTCAGTGACAAGGTGGAAGTAGAGTTACGAGACACAGAGATACGCATCTTCTCCCTTTCTGCTGATGAAATGAATGACACAGCCAAAAAACTGCACGAAAAATTCGATGAAGTTAAGATTGATGTTCCTAACTGCTCCACTGTGCCGTCTGAGCTTCAGGAAAAGCTTAAGTCCAAGACGATGGAGATGAACAAAGGGCAATACAGGGCTCAGGTTGTGTTTGGCTCAGACAGCTCGGTGTGGTTACTTGGCCACACCAAAGAGGTTGACGAGCTGAAGGAAGCTGTCACACAGTTTATTTTGGACCAGTCAAGCATAGAAGGACAAGTCATTCTTCCTTACCCAGAGTTGGCACAAGAGTTACCAGGATTGCTGCAGCTGCATGGGTTTGACTATTCAGGGGTGATCTTCCATCCTTTTACATTTTCCTCTGAGCCCATGGTGGTCCTGGAAGGTCCATCCAGAATAGTGTCTGAGGTCAGGAACCGGCTGGGTCCATTTCTGGACTCCCTGGTTAAGGATAAAGTCACCATTGACCTGCCAGGGGCAGTAAGATATTTCGAAAGTCCCAGCGGAAGAGAGGGCATTTTAACTGTTGCTCGCTCTCAAAAGTGTATCATACAACCTCAAGAACAATCTCATGCTACTAGACAGATTTTAGCATCTGGAGACACAACTGTTGCCCGCTACAGCCTCCGTGGTGGGTTCCAGGTGCTGGTGTGTCAGGGTGACATCACTAAACAGGATGCTGATGCCCTGGTGAATGCTGCTAACGAAGATCTGGAACACGCTGGAGGGGTTGCTGCTGCGCTGAGTAAAGCAGGTGGCCCTCAGGTGCAAAAGGAGAGCAGAGCTCTAGTAAAGCAGACTGGAAAAATCCCCACAGGTGATGTGGTAGTGACCACAGGGGGGAACTTAAAGTGCAAGAAACTACTGCATGCTGTTGGGCCTGTAGGTGGAAAATCAGGTGGTAGAGAGGGGATGTTACTGGAAAAAACTGTCCAGTCTGCTCTGAATTTAGCAGAGATGATGGAGTTCAGGTCCATAGCCATTCCCTGTATCAGCTCAGGGATTTTTGGTGTCCCTGTTACTGTGTGCTCTGAG GCTATTGTTACTGCTGTTAAGAAGTTTGGCAGTCAAGGAGGGAGAAGTCTGAGCAGAGTTATCCTGATTGATAATAGAGCAGAGGTGGTTAGGGCAATGCAGGAAGCGTGTGACCGGCTTCTCCAAGGGATAAGTACTGGAAACAGTCCACCAAGAGGTCTGGGCTTCCAGATGGATGATTCTGCCCAAGACACAGCAGGAGGAGCCACTGCTGGAGCTCCCGGAGGTGGTGTTCATGTAGAGATCATTCAGGGAACCATCGAGACCCAGCAG gTGGATGGCCTGGTGTCCCCTATGGTTAGCTGTGATCCCCTTTCTACCCGTGTTGGAAAAATTTTGTCCAACATTGTTGGACCGCAGCTGACTGCAAAGTTTCATAAGGAAGCAGGCGGAGCAACACAGCCTGGTGGAATAGTCCTGTTGGATGGCCTGCCTGCACTTCATTCTAAAGGAGTGTTCTTCATCAACCTGCTTCCCTGGGATAACAAACAACAAGAAACTGCGGTCCAG GTTCTGAGACAGTGCATCAAAAAAATGTTGGCTTCTTGTCAGATCAGAGGTTTTAGTTCAGTTGCTCTCCCTGTGGTTGGGACCGGTGCGGTCCTACGTTTTCCACACAGCGTGGCATCCAGGGTTTTACTGGAGGAGGTCCATGAATTTGAAAAGAACCAAGTCACAAGAAATTTCCTGGTCCGCGTGGTCATCCACCCCAATGACAAAGAGTCTAGCAAG GCCTTCCAGTCTGCCCAGAAAACTTTGCATCTCAGAGGATTCACCAACGATGCAAACCCAGACAAAG CTTCCTTTTACCGCCATGTCTCCATAACTAATGATGAGGTCACCGCCATGTTGGGGGGAGTCAAGCTTCAGATGGTTCGCGGTGACATCATCCAGGAGCACACTGATGCCATTATCAACACAACCAACTTCAACTTAAATCAATCAG GTGTGTCCCAAGCCATTCTGACTGGGGCGGGGTCCACTGTCCAAGCAGAGTTAGCACAAG TGGGCGAACCAGCAGACTTAATGTGCACAACAGGACCCGGGTTGCTTGGCTGCAGGGAAATCATTCATGCCAGTTTTATGTGTGACCCTCAGACGATTCGGAAGAAATGCAAAAAGATACTGAAGCTGTGTGAGAGGAAAGGCTTCAGATCGGTGGCCTTCCCAGCTATCAATACTG GTGAGGGTGGTATGGATTCTGACAAAGCTTGTAAGGCCATGCTGGATGGCATGACCTCGGCTATTAAGGACCTGAAACCAAAGTCCCTCACACTCATTCGCATTGTCATTCTCCATCAACCTGTCTTCCGGGCTTTCAG ATCAGAGCTGGAGAACCGCTTTGGACAAACAGCTGCTCCGCACCTCAGCCTGATAG aaaaagctaaacaaaagCTTAAGAAGTGTTTAAGAGCCTCCTCAACTTCAGCACCTCAAGTCAAAGCCTTTACCTCCTCAAAGCCACCGCCAGCTGTGAtgaatgtgattggttgtgGTGCAGACACCATCAGGATCATCAAAAGAGATCTGGAGGGGATCCTGCAGAAGCAGCTggtggagagagaggtggatgTACAGGATTTTTCCAGGCTTGATGCAATGGAGCTGGAGGCAGTGCAGGCAAAAGTCAAAGTCTTTGGAATAAGCCTGGAGCACAAGATACGTCAAAGTGCTGAAGATGTGAACGGCAACAGAGCAGGAAACATAGCTAGTGATCGCTCAGGGTCAGGTAGAGAGGTTTATGTGCTGAAAGGCCTTAAAGATGACGTGTTGAGCGTCTTAGAGCTTGTACACAAAGCAATCCAAAAAGCACTTCACGAAGATATCCaagataaaaaagaagcaacGTTGGCTCTTGATGTCCAGTGGTCGATTCAGAATATAAATAAAGCCTGGCAAGAGGTGAGCCTGCATGATAACTATGTGCTGGAGGAGGCACACATGAAAAAACAAGTGTCAGTAGATATAATGGCACCAGACGGCAAGGTGACTGCAAACCTCAAGGCCCAAGAAGCCACAAATTGGCTTACAGGCATCACGTACAAATTGAAAAGGAGCGAGTCTGAAACAA GCGAGATGCCAACGCAATGGGAACCTATGAACGGAGAAGTCTTAAAAAAGGTTGAGCTGCATCCTAGCTCACTCGAGTACCAGGACGTAGCCAATGGCTTCCTCAAAACAGCTAATTACAACATTCTCAAA aTTGAACGTGTGCAAAACCTCTACCTGTGGAATGCCTATTCAGTGTTTAAGCAGCGTTTAAATGCCAAAAATGGTCCAGCAGACCTTGGTGAGAAGTCTCTTTACCATGGCACATCCGCCCAGTCATGCAACTGCATTGAAAAGAACGGATTTGACAGGAGCTACGCAGGAGTAAATG GAACAGTGTTTGGAACGGGAGTTTACTTTGCTGTCGCTGCAAATTATTCTGCCGGTAACTTTTCTCCAGCAGACCCGTCTGGTCTGAAGCGGCTGTATGTGGCTCGTGTCCTTACCGGCCGTTACACTGTTGGAAATTCTTCCATGAGAGCCACACCTCCTCGAGGCTCAGACCCCACCGACTGCTTCGACAGTTTGGTGAACAACCAGCAGCAGCCCACCATGTTTGTGATTTTCCACGATGACCAGGTCTACCCAGAATACCTCATCACCTTCAGATGA